A single genomic interval of Seriola aureovittata isolate HTS-2021-v1 ecotype China chromosome 10, ASM2101889v1, whole genome shotgun sequence harbors:
- the gcnt3 gene encoding beta-1,3-galactosyl-O-glycosyl-glycoprotein beta-1,6-N-acetylglucosaminyltransferase 3: MAGLLKGLMLRRTLCAILMGMSFSFVLWGASLSRQSMPDLKIPQQFSTDLPGCSAIISGEIHGKKSELEILLASRKKRKLLSEDFYLNVTKDCPAYTEERGFITVPLSKEEKDFPIAYSMVIHEKIETFERLLRAIYAPQNIYCVHVDQKSSKEFQQAVKAIISCLPNVFVASKLESVVYASWSRVQADLNCMKDLLNSDIQWRYLLNTCGTDFPIKTNREMVKALKALNGRNSMETEATSEYKKGRWQYHHNVTNTVYRTNERKSPPPIDSPMFSGNAYFVVTRAFVKHVMRDREVQKLLEWEKDTYSPDEHLWATLQRMPSVPGSVPANIKYDMSDMQALARVVKWSYLAGDVKKGAPYDPCTGTYRRAVCVYGAGDIQWLLRQQQLFANKFDPEIDDVAIRCVEVALRFKALGHSQLMTDHFSTTL; this comes from the coding sequence ATGGCAGGGTTGTTGAAGGGCCTGATGTTGCGGAGGACCCTCTGTGCCATCCTCATGGGTATGtccttttcttttgtccttTGGGGAGCTAGCTTAAGCAGGCAGTCAATGCCTGATCTCAAAATACCACAGCAGTTCTCTACTGACCTTCCCGGCTGCTCAGCTATCATCAGTGGAGAAATACATGGCAAGAAAAGTGAATTAGAAATACTTCTGGCATCTAGGAAAAAGCGGAAGCTTTTATCTGAGGATTTCTACCTGAATGTGACAAAGGACTGTCCAGCTTACACTGAAGAGAGAGGTTTCATTACAGTGCCTCTCAGTAAAGAGGAGAAGGATTTTCCCATTGCTTACTCCATGgtgatccatgagaagattgAGACGTTTGAGCGACTTCTACGAGCTATTTATGCTCCTCAGAACATTTACTGCGTGCATGTGGACCAAAAATCCTCGAAAGAATTTCAGCAGGCTGTGAAGGCTATCATTTCATGTCTTCCCAATGTGTTTGTAGCAAGTAAATTAGAAAGCGTGGTATATGCCTCATGGTCCCGAGTGCAGGCAGATCTGAACTGCATGAAAGACCTGCTGAACTCGGACATCCAGTGGAGGTACCTGCTCAACACCTGTGGGACAGACTTCCCCATTAAAACCAATAGAGAGATGGTTAAAGCCCTGAAGGCCCTGAATGGAAGAAACAGCATGGAGACTGAGGCCACCAGTGAGTACAAGAAAGGCCGCTGGCAGTATCATCACAATGTCACCAACACTGTTTACCGGACAAATGAGAGGAAAAGCCCTCCACCCATTGACAGCCCCATGTTCTCAGGGAATGCCTACTTTGTGGTCACAAGAGCCTTTGTGAAACACGTGATGCGGGACAGAGAGGTCCAGAAACTTCTGGAGTGGGAGAAGGACACATACAGTCCAGACGAGCACCTGTGGGCCACTCTACAGAGGATGCCCTCAGTTCCCGGATCAGTTCCTGCCAACATCAAGTATGATATGTCAGACATGCAAGCCCTCGCTCGTGTTGTGAAGTGGAGCTATTTAGCAGGAGATGTTAAAAAAGGAGCCCCGTACGATCCTTGCACTGGCACTTACAGACgagctgtttgtgtgtacggAGCTGGTGACATCCAGTGGCTCCTGAGACAACAACAACTCTTTGCAAATAAGTTTGATCCGGAGATCGATGATGTTGCCATTAGATGTGTGGAGGTAGCACTGCGTTTCAAAGCTTTAGGCCACAGCCAACTGATGACAGATCACTTTTCTACCACTTTGTAA